Below is a window of Quercus robur chromosome 6, dhQueRobu3.1, whole genome shotgun sequence DNA.
ctgGGCAGATACTTCAACGGCGACCACAAGGCCCATCTAACCCAGTTtaacaaactaaaaaaatgatgaagtcCAAAAAAACTATAACAAATGTCTCGAGGAATTAAGCAAACACAACCAGGAGCACACTGGGGACTCATTGTCAGTGGCAACGAAGGTTctaggattttatttatttttttatttatttttattttttctttctagggGGAGTCATTGGATCAATAAGAAATATAAactatataaaatctaaaacaaaagagaagttGAATATAacaatatcacaaaaaaaatgaattcaaatacaggaagttttacaattgcctttcatatttaaaatttttttttctttatattttgaaattgttgcatgataattatattatcaatcctattagttacatttttttcaatttacacAGTCAAACAATCATTTATCTACTGATCTCTCATtcattattacaaattttgttaatagtactaacaaaaaaataaaaaataaaccataaaattcatttgacatttttttttctaatacaatGAACACACTAATTATTGTTACTAAAATTAAATCTTGAAAtcatttagtgtttctaaataaataaaccatattaattattattgcttataatactttaatttatcaatttatatCTTTTACTCTTTGCAATTCTTTTATTGAATTCACAAGACATTTTTgagtatattttttacaattccttaatttaatttgttatattatgtCCCACGGCCCCACTGAGTAAGTGACtaaattgtttaattgtttcataatttcattgttttttttagtgttaATGCTCGATTCCACCGTCTGATCCACACAAAAACTTTATAtcaaaacactttaaacaatcAAACAGTAAACACACGCATAGAAACTGACGGTCACAgatcaaaagtgaaaaaaataaaaactcaaaactcaaaaagcTTCTTACCAAAACACTTTTTAAGTAACCAGTTAACTACACAAGTAGACTACGCAGTCACACGGTAAAAGAGAGCTTATCAAAACAGAAAACACTAGACCAGCATAAActaataaacacacacacacgcggTGAAAGCTTTGAGCCACCGTCCCACACTTTTACAGCTTACCCATAGCCCAGTTCTCAGCTCTTAATTCAAgaggaatttttgtttttatatattattttttatttgggccTGATTGTATCCCGAAAGACagacccaaattttttttttaagctcaatTAAAGGCCCAATAAAACTACTAGTATCGAAGTCGGGTCTCTTCCGAAAAGACCCGAATTCCtcatttactctctctctctctctctctctaaaaccctAACAAAGCCTccctctctgtttttctctctttgataaTCGAATTTCAGGTATATTAATTTTCGATATTTTCTTTCACTTCTAAGAAACGATTCCTTTTGTTTACGTGTAAGAATATGCTTAGTGTTTGATTTTTGGAATTTGAATTTGCTTATTTTTGGAATTATTGTCTTAATGGTttctgatttgatttgatttatttatttattttttttttttttctggttgaAGCTAGAGAGAGATTGGGTTTACTTCACGCATTATAGTAATTTTATGATAGAAATAGCTTGTTGATGTTATACCCATTGATGTAATAAAGTTATTGTATTGATACCCTTTTGAgtttttgaataattttgttttagtaaaGAAAATTGGATGGATGCTAAATTGTCtctgttgttttttattatattaaattagatGGGGTTGTGGATTTTGTTTCTGTGTAGTTAtgaatgaaatttaattttactttcacttctttgttgttgttgttgttgtagggTGATTGCTGCTGAACCTTCAAGATGGTGCAGTATAATTTTAAGAACATTACTGTGGTTCCAAATGGGAAGGACTTCATCGACATAATTCTGTCCCGTACCCAACGGCAAACACCGACAGTTGTCCACAAAGGCTATGCCATCTCTCGCCTCCGCCAATTTTATATGCGTAAAGTGAAGTATACCCAGACAAACTATTATGACAAGCTCTCTACCATCATCGACGAGTTTCCTCGGCTTGATGATATCCATCCTTTTTATGGAGATCTTCTTCATGTGCTCTACAACAAAGATCACTACAAGCTTGCCCTTGGTCAAATCAATACTGCAAGGAATCTGATTAGTAAGATTGCTAAAGATTATGTCAGGCTGTTGAAGTATGGTGATTCATTGTACCGATGCAAGTGTCTGAAGGTTGCTGCTCTTGGTCGCATGTGCACTGTCATAAAAAGGGTTGCTCCTAGTTTGGCTTACTTAGAACAGATCAGACAGCACATGGCTAGGCTACCTTCAATTGACCCAAATACTCGGACGATCTTGATTTGCGGGTATCCCAATGTGGGCAAGAGTTCCTTCATTAACAAGATCACTAGAGCTGATGTGGATGTCCAGCCCTATGCTTTCACCACAAAGTCGCTCTTTGTCGGTCATACAGACTATAAATACCTAAGGTATCAAGTCATCGATACACCTGGTATTTTGGACCGGCCTTTTGAGGATCGCAATATTATTGAGATGTGCAGTATCACAGCTTTGGCACATCTTCGAGCTGCAGTGTTGTTCTTCTTAGACATCTCGGGGTCTTGTGGATATACCATTGCACAACAGGCTGCACTTTTTCACAGCATTAAGTCTCTGTTTATGAACAAACCTTTGACTATTGTATGCAACAAGACTGATTTGCAACCACTTGAAGGGATATCAGAGGAAGATAAGAAGTTGGTCATGGAGATGAAAGCTGAAGCTATGAAAACAGTGATTGGTCAAGGAGGTGAGCCTACTGATGACCAAGGGGTGCTGCTGACCATGAGTACTTTGACTGAGGATGGGTTAATTGCTGTGAAAAATGCAGCTTGTGAGAGGTTATTGGATCAGAGGGTTGAAATAAAGATGAAATCCAAAAAGATAAATGATTGCTTAAATCGTTTTCATGTTGCGATACCAAAGCCACGGGACCAGAAGGAAAGGCCACCTTGTATACCTCAGGCAGTTTTGGAAGCTAAAGCGAAGCAAGCAGCAGAGAAGGAAAAGAGGAAAACTGAAAAGGATTTGGAGAATGAG
It encodes the following:
- the LOC126688543 gene encoding nucleolar GTP-binding protein 1-like, translating into MVQYNFKNITVVPNGKDFIDIILSRTQRQTPTVVHKGYAISRLRQFYMRKVKYTQTNYYDKLSTIIDEFPRLDDIHPFYGDLLHVLYNKDHYKLALGQINTARNLISKIAKDYVRLLKYGDSLYRCKCLKVAALGRMCTVIKRVAPSLAYLEQIRQHMARLPSIDPNTRTILICGYPNVGKSSFINKITRADVDVQPYAFTTKSLFVGHTDYKYLRYQVIDTPGILDRPFEDRNIIEMCSITALAHLRAAVLFFLDISGSCGYTIAQQAALFHSIKSLFMNKPLTIVCNKTDLQPLEGISEEDKKLVMEMKAEAMKTVIGQGGEPTDDQGVLLTMSTLTEDGLIAVKNAACERLLDQRVEIKMKSKKINDCLNRFHVAIPKPRDQKERPPCIPQAVLEAKAKQAAEKEKRKTEKDLENENGGAGVYSASLKKNYILANDEWKEDVLPEILDGHNVYDFIDPDILQRLEELEQEEGLRQAEEVDDDFEMDGKELTPEEQQALAEIRKKKSLLIQQHRIKKSTAESRPIVPRKFDKDKQFTTRRMGRQLSALGLDPSKAIDRARSRSRGRKRERSPDNECGDAMDIDVDTPNKKLRMRSRSRSRSVSRPPGEVVPGEGFKDSAQKVKAQKLAKKSSKKRNKDARRGEADRVIPTLKPKHLFSGKRSTGKTDRR